The Candidatus Eisenbacteria bacterium genome window below encodes:
- a CDS encoding Rieske (2Fe-2S) protein, translating to MPEFVKAARASDLEEGKGKIVWVGGIRIALFRCEGEVYAIKNQCPHMGGDLGDGYLSGEIVRCPWHGWRFSVKTGKAPDTEVVAVRTYEVKIDGDDVFVRV from the coding sequence ATGCCGGAATTCGTGAAAGCGGCGAGGGCCTCCGACCTCGAGGAGGGAAAAGGGAAGATTGTCTGGGTGGGCGGCATCCGGATCGCGCTCTTCCGGTGCGAGGGCGAGGTCTACGCGATCAAGAACCAGTGCCCGCACATGGGGGGTGATCTGGGCGATGGATACCTTTCCGGCGAGATCGTCCGCTGCCCCTGGCACGGATGGAGATTCAGCGTCAAGACCGGCAAAGCGCCCGACACCGAGGTCGTCGCGGTGCGCACCTACGAGGTGAAGATCGACGGCGATGACGTCTTCGTCCGTGTCTAG
- a CDS encoding tetratricopeptide repeat protein, which produces MTSAILASLVKCALEPTGDERHSTAVPGKREAKNRHTGAATPPRVAGPRASALSPNVLGVLCAFAAIALYLPALPYGWVWDDRLLVISNGAGGVGAEGLRLLTSLLFRLEWASGYGSPLFAHMVSILLHGAATWLFFRMALHVGARPGIAFVAALLFAAHPVHVEAVAYISGLPDLLATVFVLTALLLARSAELCTPEGCRSWKIWPAYAAMVAAVLSDEVAIVTPFLLVGLDRWGPVRVPLRQRLTHYSGFFAIALVYLLVRFVSGGGATPTLGSADAASGIDAAARAWAVPMAVFEYLKMLVYPHPLNALRALHAGEVSSWTGRLAPFAALAGLALIVVWRRRDPIARAGALLLLLPLLPALPLPMFIGSFAAERGAYLASVGLCLIVASIYAWAARSFAALRPLLLVAAIVIAAVAGLDTLLRLPVWRDDVSLLYAAVASNPKDPGPHLTLVNYFGHAREWPAALAEIDRAIALDPKNHAAVAKRTAILSQLGRFSDAEGSARRAIDLDPNDAASYANLSDALLQQQKIEQAVEAARRATDLDSTFADGWYNYGVALAAYGDAKGAIAAYGKVISLHPSDVLALNNLGTILGSTGKVEEARDLFIRLVGLAPKSVQAHMNLALAYLRLGDRESAAGEREEVRKLDPMAVKQLDEMFGAYLKEQRNAAAKKGAR; this is translated from the coding sequence ATGACATCGGCCATCCTGGCCTCCTTGGTGAAATGTGCCCTTGAACCGACCGGCGATGAACGGCACTCTACCGCCGTGCCGGGCAAGAGGGAAGCCAAGAACCGCCATACAGGGGCCGCGACCCCACCCCGCGTCGCCGGCCCGCGCGCGTCCGCGCTGAGCCCCAACGTGCTAGGCGTTCTCTGCGCGTTCGCCGCGATCGCGCTCTACCTCCCCGCCCTCCCCTACGGCTGGGTATGGGACGACCGGCTTCTCGTCATCTCGAACGGCGCGGGCGGTGTGGGCGCGGAGGGCCTCCGCCTCCTGACGTCGCTCCTGTTTCGCCTCGAGTGGGCGTCGGGCTACGGCTCGCCCCTCTTCGCGCACATGGTCAGCATCCTCCTCCACGGCGCGGCGACGTGGCTCTTCTTCCGAATGGCGCTCCACGTCGGGGCGCGGCCCGGGATCGCCTTCGTGGCTGCGCTCCTCTTCGCCGCCCACCCCGTTCACGTCGAGGCGGTCGCCTACATCTCCGGCCTGCCCGATCTCCTGGCCACGGTCTTCGTGCTCACGGCGCTCCTGCTCGCACGCTCCGCCGAGCTCTGCACGCCGGAGGGATGCCGCTCTTGGAAGATCTGGCCTGCCTACGCGGCGATGGTGGCCGCGGTGTTGAGCGACGAGGTCGCGATCGTGACGCCCTTTCTCTTGGTCGGGCTCGACCGATGGGGCCCGGTTCGAGTTCCCTTGCGCCAACGCCTCACGCACTACTCGGGCTTCTTCGCGATCGCCCTGGTCTACCTGCTCGTGCGTTTCGTGTCGGGCGGGGGCGCCACGCCAACCCTTGGGAGCGCCGACGCAGCGAGCGGCATCGACGCCGCGGCGCGAGCCTGGGCGGTGCCGATGGCGGTCTTCGAGTATCTGAAGATGCTCGTCTACCCCCACCCGTTGAACGCGCTCCGAGCGCTCCACGCCGGGGAGGTTTCATCCTGGACCGGCCGGCTCGCCCCGTTCGCTGCCCTGGCCGGCCTCGCGCTCATCGTCGTGTGGCGGAGGCGCGATCCCATCGCCCGGGCCGGCGCGCTCCTCCTTCTTCTCCCGCTCCTTCCGGCACTTCCCCTTCCCATGTTCATCGGATCGTTCGCGGCCGAGCGCGGTGCCTATCTTGCGTCGGTCGGCCTCTGTCTCATCGTCGCGTCGATCTACGCGTGGGCCGCCCGCAGCTTCGCGGCGCTCCGTCCGCTCCTCCTCGTCGCGGCAATCGTGATCGCCGCCGTGGCGGGGCTCGACACGCTCCTCCGCCTCCCGGTCTGGCGTGACGACGTGAGCCTCCTATACGCCGCCGTGGCATCGAATCCCAAGGATCCGGGGCCACACCTGACCCTCGTCAACTACTTTGGCCATGCTCGTGAGTGGCCGGCGGCGCTCGCCGAGATCGACCGCGCGATCGCGCTCGACCCGAAGAACCACGCCGCCGTCGCGAAGCGCACGGCGATCCTGAGCCAGCTTGGTCGCTTCTCCGACGCCGAGGGCTCCGCCCGCCGCGCCATCGACCTCGACCCCAACGACGCCGCTTCCTATGCGAACCTGAGCGATGCGCTCCTGCAGCAGCAGAAGATCGAGCAGGCGGTCGAAGCGGCGCGACGCGCGACCGACCTCGATTCGACGTTCGCGGACGGCTGGTACAACTACGGGGTCGCGCTCGCCGCGTACGGAGATGCGAAGGGCGCAATCGCCGCCTACGGGAAGGTGATCTCACTCCATCCGAGCGACGTCCTCGCGCTGAACAACCTGGGCACGATCCTGGGATCCACAGGGAAGGTGGAAGAGGCCCGCGATCTCTTCATCCGCCTTGTCGGCCTGGCGCCCAAGTCCGTCCAGGCGCACATGAACCTCGCGCTCGCCTACCTCCGGCTGGGAGACCGGGAGAGCGCGGCGGGTGAGCGGGAAGAGGTGCGGAAGCTCGACCCGATGGCGGTCAAGCAGCTCGACGAGATGTTCGGCGCGTACCTGAAGGAGCAGAGGAACGCCGCGGCGAAGAAGGGCGCGCGTTGA
- a CDS encoding vitamin B12-dependent ribonucleotide reductase gives MAVLEGIVAMETQGKREFGVETRAGLRFPRVYTRPGENPYDEVEWELRTAVISNEHGQIVFEQRDVEFPKFWSQMATNVVASKYFRGQMGTPQRERSIKQLIGRVATTIAGWGRAQGYFATEADSKAFEDELTYILLHQKAAFNSPVWFNCGVEVKPQCSACFINSVTDTMDGILTLAKTEGLLFKWGSGTGTNFSSLRSSKEAIQGGGTASGPVSFMKGFDAFAGVIKSGGRTRRAAKMVILNVDHPDIVEFIKCKAEEEKKAWALIDVGYDPSLNGPAYSSIFFQNSNNSVRVPDEFMQAVEKDGKWTTKAVTTGAPVETHRARELMKMICEAAHQCGDPGLQFDTTNNDWNCVPNTARINATNPCSEFSFIDDTACNLSSLNLMRFLTEDGTFEVEKYKHAVATMITAQEIIVSNASYPTPKIEQNSHDYRPLGLGYANLGALLMSWGTPYDSDPGRAVAAALTALMHGHAYATSARIAAVTGPFLGYEKNREPMLRVIRKHRSAIEKIDSRFVPKDVMEATRSTWEESYNLGVEHGYRNAQVTVIAPTGTIAFMMDCDTTGIEPDIALVKYKKLAGGGMLKIVNNTVPEALRCLGYGEDEVARIVRYVDEHETIEGAPALKDEHLPVFDCAFKPRNGSRTIHYMGHIRMMEAVQPFVSGAISKTVNMPEDATAQDIAEAYMEAWKGGIKAIAIYRDGSKRSQPLSTSKEDRGAKVAPASAPVAKRRRLPDERQSITHKFSVAGHDGYLTVGMYEDGTPGEIFIVMAKAGSTLSGVMDSFATAVSLGLQHGVPLRLLVTKFSHIRFEPHGFTKNPDIPIAKSIVDYIFRWLGIKFLGETPASTQHEAAKDDPLEAGGVQAVAEVQLKLINGGANGHGEGADDRSFVTQSDAPPCAECGSIMVRRGACYSCLNCGATSGCA, from the coding sequence TGGGAGCTCCGCACGGCCGTCATCTCGAACGAGCATGGTCAGATCGTCTTCGAGCAGCGCGACGTGGAGTTCCCCAAGTTCTGGTCGCAGATGGCGACCAACGTGGTGGCCTCCAAGTACTTCCGGGGGCAGATGGGCACCCCGCAGCGCGAGCGCTCGATCAAGCAGCTGATCGGCCGCGTCGCGACGACGATCGCAGGCTGGGGCCGCGCCCAGGGCTACTTCGCCACCGAGGCCGACTCGAAGGCGTTTGAAGACGAGCTGACCTACATCCTTCTCCACCAGAAGGCCGCCTTCAACAGCCCCGTCTGGTTCAATTGCGGCGTCGAGGTCAAGCCGCAGTGCTCGGCCTGCTTCATCAACTCGGTCACCGATACGATGGACGGCATTTTGACCCTCGCGAAGACCGAGGGGCTCCTCTTCAAGTGGGGCTCGGGCACCGGGACCAACTTCTCCTCGCTTCGCTCTTCCAAGGAGGCGATCCAGGGCGGCGGCACCGCGTCCGGACCGGTCTCCTTCATGAAGGGATTCGACGCCTTCGCCGGCGTCATCAAGTCGGGCGGCCGCACGCGCCGCGCGGCGAAGATGGTGATCCTAAACGTCGATCATCCCGACATCGTCGAGTTCATCAAGTGCAAGGCCGAGGAGGAGAAGAAGGCGTGGGCGCTGATCGACGTCGGCTACGACCCCTCGCTCAACGGTCCGGCCTACTCGTCGATCTTTTTCCAGAACTCCAACAACTCGGTGCGCGTCCCCGACGAGTTCATGCAGGCGGTCGAGAAGGACGGCAAGTGGACGACCAAGGCGGTCACGACGGGCGCGCCGGTCGAGACCCACCGCGCGCGCGAGCTCATGAAGATGATCTGCGAGGCGGCGCATCAGTGCGGCGACCCCGGCCTCCAGTTCGACACGACGAACAACGATTGGAATTGCGTCCCGAATACGGCGCGCATCAACGCGACGAACCCGTGCAGTGAGTTCTCGTTCATCGATGACACCGCGTGCAACCTCTCCTCGCTGAATCTCATGCGATTCCTCACCGAGGACGGCACGTTCGAGGTCGAGAAGTACAAGCACGCCGTCGCGACGATGATCACCGCGCAGGAGATCATCGTCAGCAATGCGTCCTACCCGACGCCCAAGATCGAGCAGAACAGCCACGACTACCGGCCGCTCGGTCTCGGCTACGCGAACCTGGGCGCGCTCCTCATGTCGTGGGGGACCCCCTACGACAGCGATCCGGGCCGCGCGGTGGCGGCCGCGCTTACGGCGCTCATGCACGGGCACGCCTACGCGACCAGCGCGCGGATCGCCGCGGTGACCGGACCGTTCCTCGGCTACGAGAAAAACCGCGAGCCGATGCTCCGCGTCATTCGCAAGCACCGCTCGGCCATCGAGAAGATCGACTCACGCTTCGTACCGAAGGACGTCATGGAGGCCACGCGGTCCACGTGGGAAGAGAGCTACAACCTGGGCGTCGAGCACGGCTACCGGAACGCCCAAGTCACCGTCATCGCCCCGACCGGAACCATCGCGTTCATGATGGATTGCGACACGACCGGAATCGAGCCTGACATCGCCCTCGTCAAGTACAAGAAGCTGGCGGGCGGGGGCATGCTCAAGATCGTCAACAATACGGTGCCTGAGGCGCTTCGGTGCCTCGGATACGGGGAGGATGAGGTGGCTCGGATCGTGCGGTATGTTGACGAGCACGAGACGATCGAAGGAGCACCCGCGCTCAAGGATGAGCACCTTCCCGTATTTGATTGCGCGTTCAAGCCGAGGAACGGCAGCCGCACGATCCACTACATGGGCCACATCCGGATGATGGAGGCGGTGCAGCCGTTCGTCTCCGGCGCGATCTCGAAGACCGTGAACATGCCCGAGGACGCGACGGCGCAGGACATCGCCGAGGCCTACATGGAAGCGTGGAAGGGCGGGATCAAGGCGATCGCGATCTACCGCGACGGCTCGAAGCGGAGCCAGCCCCTCTCGACGAGCAAGGAAGACCGCGGCGCGAAGGTCGCTCCGGCGAGCGCGCCGGTCGCGAAGCGGCGGCGTCTCCCCGACGAGCGGCAGTCGATCACGCACAAGTTCTCCGTGGCCGGACACGACGGCTACCTGACCGTCGGCATGTACGAGGACGGCACGCCCGGCGAGATTTTCATCGTCATGGCGAAGGCCGGGAGCACGCTGAGCGGCGTCATGGACTCCTTCGCGACGGCCGTCTCGCTCGGGCTCCAGCACGGGGTCCCGCTCCGGCTCCTCGTGACCAAGTTCAGCCACATCCGGTTCGAGCCGCACGGCTTCACCAAGAACCCGGACATCCCGATCGCGAAATCGATCGTCGATTACATCTTCCGCTGGCTCGGGATCAAGTTCCTGGGCGAGACGCCGGCGTCGACGCAGCACGAGGCGGCGAAGGACGATCCGCTGGAGGCGGGCGGCGTTCAGGCGGTGGCGGAAGTGCAGCTCAAGCTGATCAACGGCGGCGCGAACGGCCACGGCGAGGGTGCGGACGATCGCTCGTTCGTGACGCAGTCCGACGCGCCTCCCTGCGCCGAGTGCGGCTCCATCATGGTCCGTCGCGGGGCGTGCTACTCGTGCCTGAACTGCGGCGCCACGAGCGGGTGCGCGTAG